A window of the Candidatus Nitrosotalea okcheonensis genome harbors these coding sequences:
- the aspS gene encoding aspartate--tRNA(Asn) ligase, with translation MIGTELGNWRRTIYSNQLDPSMDGKEVVIMGWISSVRDHGNLVFILLNDKEGQMQITAKAGVCPEDIKEMLVKLKEQSTIAVKGIVKPSAKAPRGVEISPSELRVFSVVEKIAPFQWQTKTVPNIDTRLELRAIDLRRNILQHVFKMRGLVLKSIRDYLYEKEFLEVNTPKMIATATEGGAALFPIFYYNKEAFLAQSPQLYKEQLTLSFEKIFEIAPIFRAEASRTNRHLSEAISMDIEEAFSDYDDVMVHVENIIKKSIKTVKDYCDSIKTVDYKIPEIPEKIPQYTYTELVDKMQKAGATTKWGDDLYPSQLKKINLNGFYFIKDWPLAPKPFYVKAKSDDQKISESFDLMFGDLELSSGSTRIEKRMELEDRMKNKGFKLETFDYHLRVFDYGVPPHAGCGIGLERLMMALTGTENIRDATFYPRDVDRLTP, from the coding sequence ATGATAGGTACAGAACTTGGTAATTGGCGTAGAACGATCTACTCTAACCAGCTTGATCCATCTATGGATGGAAAAGAGGTTGTCATAATGGGTTGGATTTCCAGTGTGAGGGATCATGGAAATTTAGTATTCATTTTGCTAAATGACAAAGAAGGGCAGATGCAAATTACAGCAAAAGCAGGAGTGTGTCCAGAGGACATCAAGGAAATGCTGGTAAAACTAAAGGAGCAATCAACTATTGCAGTCAAGGGCATTGTAAAACCATCTGCCAAGGCTCCACGAGGGGTAGAAATATCACCAAGTGAATTACGCGTATTTTCAGTTGTTGAAAAAATTGCACCCTTTCAATGGCAAACAAAGACTGTCCCAAATATTGATACTAGGTTAGAATTGAGGGCAATTGATCTTCGCAGAAATATCTTACAACATGTCTTTAAGATGAGGGGCTTGGTTCTAAAATCAATTCGAGATTACTTGTATGAAAAAGAATTTCTTGAAGTAAATACTCCTAAGATGATTGCAACTGCAACTGAGGGTGGAGCTGCACTATTTCCAATATTTTACTATAACAAGGAGGCGTTTCTTGCACAAAGCCCTCAGCTTTACAAGGAACAACTAACACTAAGCTTTGAGAAAATTTTTGAGATTGCTCCAATATTTAGAGCAGAGGCATCGCGAACTAACAGACATCTTTCAGAGGCAATCTCCATGGATATCGAAGAGGCTTTCTCAGACTATGACGATGTTATGGTACATGTAGAAAATATAATCAAAAAATCAATTAAAACTGTAAAAGACTATTGTGACTCCATAAAAACGGTGGACTACAAAATTCCTGAAATTCCAGAAAAAATCCCACAATATACATACACAGAGTTGGTAGACAAGATGCAAAAGGCGGGAGCCACTACAAAGTGGGGCGATGATTTGTATCCTTCGCAATTGAAGAAAATAAATCTCAACGGATTTTACTTTATCAAGGACTGGCCGCTTGCTCCAAAACCGTTTTATGTAAAAGCCAAAAGTGACGACCAAAAGATTTCTGAATCATTTGATCTGATGTTCGGGGATCTTGAATTATCTTCCGGCAGCACTAGGATTGAAAAAAGAATGGAGTTAGAAGACAGGATGAAAAACAAGGGCTTTAAGCTTGAGACATTTGATTATCACTTACGTGTATTTGATTATGGAGTTCCTCCTCATGCTGGATGTGGAATAGGCCTTGAAAGACTGATGATGGCACTGACCGGCACTGAAAATATCAGGGATGCTACCTTTTATCCACGTGATGTAGATAGACTTACACCGTAG
- a CDS encoding Asp-tRNA(Asn)/Glu-tRNA(Gln) amidotransferase subunit GatC, with amino-acid sequence MVEKKEIEHLADLVKVNLSEPEKYIKQVEQILNYFDRLDKVEFQSDETLGIQITTEDLREDIHIQYGDSLIEHLKKDQNNFIRAPKMV; translated from the coding sequence ATGGTGGAAAAAAAAGAGATTGAGCATCTGGCAGATTTAGTCAAGGTTAACCTAAGTGAGCCAGAAAAATACATCAAGCAGGTAGAACAGATTTTAAATTATTTTGACAGACTTGACAAAGTAGAATTTCAATCAGATGAGACACTAGGAATTCAAATTACAACAGAGGATCTAAGAGAAGATATTCATATACAATACGGAGATTCTTTAATCGAACACCTCAAAAAAGATCAAAATAACTTCATTCGTGCTCCTAAAATGGTTTAA
- a CDS encoding cupredoxin domain-containing protein: MNYFSAINFSVIALCIATFGISATQAFGQSASEVDIQAGSGTSVRSACVSTHDCFSPNPLDVPVGTTVTWKNSDFTTHTITSVNNLCNGPHVTIQVATDTRQVDPIVMIHTSLTDTTYAKLAQIQPYAEENTNADVRRLVYEAYVSPVTKSFEVVVLEGIGHSTFSVEKTVQVKGCSVGSLFDSGTIQSGKTFEFTFSNAGTYNYFCTIHPWMTGQVIIGNTLTDSNSTLHSIIDMSQKAAIPEFGPITMVVLWISMIVILFATKLVDKSSFNPQQ, translated from the coding sequence TTGAACTACTTTTCTGCCATCAATTTTAGTGTAATTGCATTATGTATTGCAACATTTGGAATTTCTGCCACACAAGCATTTGGACAGTCCGCATCGGAGGTGGACATCCAAGCAGGGTCAGGTACTAGTGTAAGATCTGCATGTGTCAGTACACATGACTGTTTTTCTCCAAACCCGCTAGATGTTCCAGTTGGAACAACAGTAACTTGGAAGAACTCTGATTTTACAACTCACACAATAACAAGTGTAAACAACCTATGTAACGGACCACATGTGACAATTCAAGTGGCTACCGACACGCGGCAGGTGGATCCTATCGTAATGATACACACATCACTTACTGATACAACATATGCAAAGCTTGCACAGATTCAACCATATGCAGAAGAAAACACCAATGCAGACGTAAGGCGACTGGTTTATGAAGCATATGTATCTCCTGTGACAAAGTCGTTCGAAGTCGTAGTATTGGAAGGAATTGGTCATAGCACATTCTCAGTAGAAAAAACAGTGCAGGTGAAAGGCTGCAGTGTTGGTTCGTTGTTTGACAGTGGAACCATCCAGTCTGGAAAGACATTTGAATTTACATTTTCAAACGCAGGAACTTACAATTATTTTTGTACCATACATCCTTGGATGACAGGGCAAGTGATCATAGGCAATACACTAACAGATTCCAACTCTACACTACATTCAATCATAGACATGTCGCAAAAGGCTGCAATTCCAGAATTTGGCCCGATTACAATGGTTGTTTTGTGGATTTCAATGATTGTGATTTTATTTGCTACAAAATTAGTGGACAAGTCTAGTTTTAATCCTCAGCAATAG
- the gatB gene encoding Asp-tRNA(Asn)/Glu-tRNA(Gln) amidotransferase subunit GatB: MTKIGLEIHCQLTKLASKLFCSCKAEYRNIGPNSNICPVCIGLPGSLPMLNKKAVEKAAMISLALGCTIPEKIGFFRKNYFYPDLPKNFQITQYNAYGPTSIGSGGKIEIEGKTIRIRRIQLEEDPGRLVYEGTSEKTMITLVDYNRAGTPLVEIVTEPDFETPKQVRVFLNVLADLVENIGVSDPYLEGAMRVDGNISEGDGNRVEIKNVGSFRDIEKALHFEITRQQSLVERGIQVLAETRHWDEARRITVSSRSKEEEQDYRYLPEADIPIVQIGNNSIEQIKTQMPESIVGRRERYVKKYGMPAQVADVLSSDKFYSDLFDKSHNEKNAKEVSNIITTDLMGVADTREKKIELKITSKHLSDLADAIMTNKLTRNSGKLALHEMIQSGKSLADVMSSLDLGHVSDPGSIEKIIDEVFQEEGKAVAEAKQNPDTINYLVGKVMRKTKGKADPATTLDILRKRLTM, from the coding sequence ATGACAAAAATAGGCCTTGAGATTCACTGTCAACTTACAAAACTCGCAAGCAAATTATTTTGTTCGTGCAAGGCGGAATATAGAAACATTGGACCGAATTCTAACATCTGTCCTGTTTGTATAGGTCTGCCAGGTTCACTTCCCATGTTGAATAAAAAAGCGGTAGAAAAAGCTGCAATGATATCACTTGCACTAGGCTGCACAATTCCTGAAAAAATTGGATTCTTTAGAAAGAATTACTTTTATCCAGACTTGCCAAAAAACTTTCAAATTACACAGTATAATGCATATGGTCCTACGAGCATTGGCTCTGGTGGAAAAATCGAGATTGAAGGAAAGACAATCAGGATAAGGCGAATACAGCTAGAAGAAGATCCAGGCAGGCTTGTATACGAAGGTACTTCTGAGAAGACAATGATTACGCTAGTTGATTACAATAGGGCAGGTACGCCACTTGTAGAGATAGTGACAGAGCCTGACTTTGAGACTCCAAAACAAGTCCGTGTGTTCTTGAATGTACTTGCAGATCTAGTTGAAAACATTGGGGTATCTGACCCATATCTTGAAGGTGCAATGAGAGTAGACGGAAACATCTCGGAAGGGGATGGAAACAGAGTAGAGATCAAAAATGTGGGCTCTTTTAGAGATATTGAGAAAGCACTCCATTTTGAAATAACACGCCAGCAGAGCCTTGTTGAAAGAGGAATACAAGTACTGGCAGAAACAAGACACTGGGACGAGGCAAGAAGAATTACAGTCTCATCCAGATCAAAAGAGGAAGAACAAGACTATAGGTACTTGCCAGAGGCAGACATACCTATTGTTCAAATCGGGAATAATTCTATTGAACAAATAAAAACACAAATGCCTGAAAGCATTGTTGGAAGAAGGGAAAGATATGTCAAAAAGTATGGCATGCCTGCACAGGTGGCTGATGTCTTGTCTTCTGATAAATTCTACTCTGATCTGTTTGATAAATCTCATAATGAAAAAAATGCAAAGGAGGTATCAAATATCATTACAACTGATCTGATGGGTGTTGCAGACACTAGGGAAAAGAAAATTGAACTAAAGATTACATCAAAACATCTCTCTGATCTTGCAGATGCTATAATGACAAACAAACTAACAAGAAATTCGGGAAAACTGGCATTGCACGAAATGATACAATCTGGAAAATCGCTTGCTGATGTTATGTCAAGTCTTGACTTGGGTCATGTCAGTGATCCTGGTTCTATCGAGAAAATAATCGATGAGGTGTTCCAAGAGGAAGGAAAAGCAGTGGCAGAAGCAAAACAAAATCCGGATACAATTAACTATCTGGTTGGCAAAGTAATGAGAAAGACAAAAGGCAAGGCGGATCCTGCTACTACGCTTGATATTTTACGAAAAAGACTTACCATGTGA
- the gatA gene encoding Asp-tRNA(Asn)/Glu-tRNA(Gln) amidotransferase subunit GatA — protein sequence MNLGISATEFTSQVKEGSISVEEFVAKTLDRIEKVDEQIHAFITVDSQNALEKARILDKKIKSKEKIGICFGLPMSVKDNICTAGLKTTCASKMLENFVAPYDATVISKLKSEDAIIIGKVNLDEFAMGSTTEFSHFGPTRNPWNIGYVPGGSSGGSGASVAALECLAALGSDTGGSVRSPASFCSVVGLKPTYGLISRYGLVSYANSIEQIGPMAKTVEDVAFLLNIISGHDIHDNTTSKNARIDYVKDLKSGISGKKIGIISQMTGDGVDKEVESATNDAISKLQDLGAQCIPVSLDAVEHSVAAYYTIAAAEASSNLSRYDNLRYGFDFGIEGYEFKAFISKARGNFGPEVVRRMLLGAFVLSAGYYGKYYLKAQKIRAMIKTQLDEAFKNVDYLISPTMPVLPFKIGEKIDDPLKLYLTDINTVTANLSGIPAISIPFAMSSSGLPIGIQLFANSFKEKELLQAAYALQETTKLPGITL from the coding sequence ATGAATTTAGGAATTTCAGCCACTGAATTTACGTCTCAGGTAAAGGAAGGTTCTATATCTGTAGAAGAATTTGTTGCAAAAACTCTGGACAGGATTGAAAAAGTCGATGAACAGATACATGCCTTCATTACGGTTGACTCACAAAATGCGCTTGAAAAAGCAAGGATACTTGACAAAAAAATAAAGTCTAAAGAAAAAATCGGAATTTGTTTTGGCCTGCCAATGTCTGTTAAAGATAACATTTGTACTGCGGGACTAAAAACAACATGTGCCTCAAAAATGCTTGAAAATTTTGTTGCACCATATGATGCAACTGTAATTTCTAAACTAAAATCCGAAGATGCCATAATAATTGGAAAGGTAAACCTCGATGAATTTGCAATGGGCTCTACAACTGAATTTAGTCACTTTGGTCCAACTAGAAATCCATGGAATATCGGATATGTTCCAGGGGGATCATCTGGAGGAAGTGGTGCATCAGTAGCTGCACTAGAATGTCTTGCCGCTTTGGGTTCTGATACTGGAGGCTCGGTTCGAAGCCCTGCAAGTTTTTGTTCTGTAGTCGGTTTGAAACCGACATATGGCCTGATAAGCAGGTATGGCCTAGTCTCATATGCAAACAGCATAGAACAGATAGGTCCTATGGCAAAGACAGTAGAGGATGTAGCGTTTTTACTAAATATCATATCAGGTCATGATATCCATGACAATACTACTTCAAAAAATGCGCGTATTGATTATGTCAAGGACTTGAAATCTGGAATTTCTGGAAAGAAGATTGGAATAATTTCACAAATGACTGGAGATGGGGTGGACAAGGAAGTAGAGTCTGCAACAAATGATGCGATATCAAAACTACAGGATCTTGGTGCGCAATGCATCCCAGTGTCTCTTGATGCTGTAGAACATTCAGTGGCTGCATACTATACAATAGCTGCTGCAGAAGCAAGCAGCAATCTTTCAAGATATGATAATTTGAGATATGGCTTTGATTTTGGCATCGAGGGATATGAATTCAAGGCGTTTATCTCAAAGGCACGAGGCAATTTTGGACCTGAGGTGGTAAGAAGGATGTTGCTTGGAGCATTTGTCTTGTCTGCGGGATATTACGGCAAGTATTACCTCAAGGCTCAAAAAATTCGGGCAATGATAAAGACTCAGCTTGATGAAGCATTCAAGAATGTGGACTATCTAATATCACCTACGATGCCCGTATTGCCATTTAAGATTGGCGAAAAAATTGATGACCCGCTAAAACTCTACCTTACTGATATAAACACTGTCACTGCAAACTTGTCTGGAATTCCTGCCATTTCTATTCCATTTGCAATGTCAAGTTCCGGGTTGCCAATTGGTATTCAGCTATTTGCAAACTCGTTTAAAGAAAAAGAACTACTTCAAGCAGCGTATGCATTACAAGAAACTACTAAACTCCCGGGGATTACACTATGA
- a CDS encoding ArsR/SmtB family transcription factor, with amino-acid sequence MKKKVSLAQLKKYDVNQKILEALADAQSRSILFSIIREGMTALELSEKYRIPLSSVYKKISDLEELTLVKVDRWSLSESGKKFKVYKSRISRAEISIRKPEPTIILSPN; translated from the coding sequence TTGAAAAAGAAAGTGTCATTAGCACAACTCAAAAAATATGATGTAAACCAAAAAATTCTTGAAGCGCTGGCTGATGCCCAGTCAAGATCAATATTATTTTCAATCATCAGGGAAGGAATGACTGCCTTGGAATTATCAGAAAAATACAGAATTCCACTCAGCTCAGTTTACAAAAAGATTTCAGACTTGGAAGAGTTGACACTTGTAAAAGTAGACAGGTGGTCATTGTCAGAGAGTGGAAAAAAATTCAAGGTATACAAGAGCAGAATAAGCAGAGCAGAGATAAGCATAAGAAAACCGGAACCAACCATAATACTTAGTCCCAATTAA
- a CDS encoding formate--phosphoribosylaminoimidazolecarboxamide ligase, with the protein MNSIATLGSHCALQVLKGAKDEGFKTILVCEKKRERLYRRFQFIDEFILVDSFREVLDQKCSGMLNENNAVIIPHGTLIAQMSSSEIESIKTPIFGNKWILRWESDRNMKEKLMIESRLKIPRSLQGPKDISGLTIAKRHGAAGGKGYFLATNEEEYIKKRDKLVREGIIKGDQDLYLQEYALGVSAYLQYFYSELKEELEFFGVDRRYESDIDGLGRIPAQEQIDVDLIPSFNVVGNSPLVLRESLLEDVYSMGERFVEAARRLVAPGMSGPFCLEGVYDADGKFTTFEFSARIVAGTNLYVDGSPYSSLIYDEPMSMGRRIAREIKNAASKNNLSKIVT; encoded by the coding sequence ATGAATTCCATTGCTACTCTTGGCTCTCATTGTGCTCTTCAGGTGCTCAAGGGAGCAAAAGATGAGGGCTTTAAGACAATACTTGTTTGTGAAAAAAAACGTGAAAGACTTTACCGTAGATTTCAGTTCATAGACGAGTTCATACTTGTAGATTCTTTCAGAGAGGTATTGGACCAGAAATGCTCTGGAATGCTCAATGAAAATAATGCAGTGATCATACCTCATGGTACATTAATCGCTCAGATGAGTTCATCTGAAATAGAGTCCATCAAGACACCAATCTTTGGAAACAAGTGGATTCTCAGATGGGAGTCCGACAGAAACATGAAAGAAAAACTCATGATAGAATCAAGATTAAAGATTCCAAGATCTTTACAGGGCCCAAAAGACATCAGCGGGTTGACAATTGCAAAAAGACATGGCGCTGCAGGCGGCAAGGGATATTTTCTTGCAACAAATGAAGAAGAGTACATAAAAAAACGAGACAAGCTTGTAAGAGAAGGCATAATCAAGGGCGACCAAGATCTGTACTTGCAAGAATATGCGTTAGGAGTTTCTGCGTATTTACAGTATTTTTACTCTGAATTAAAAGAAGAATTGGAATTTTTCGGAGTCGATAGAAGATACGAATCAGATATTGACGGCCTGGGAAGAATTCCGGCGCAGGAGCAAATTGATGTTGATTTGATTCCATCATTTAACGTAGTAGGCAACAGTCCACTAGTACTACGTGAATCGTTGCTTGAGGATGTTTATTCCATGGGAGAAAGGTTTGTTGAAGCGGCAAGGAGGCTTGTTGCCCCAGGCATGTCAGGACCTTTTTGTCTCGAGGGCGTATACGATGCAGACGGTAAATTCACTACGTTTGAGTTCTCAGCAAGAATAGTTGCTGGGACAAATCTCTATGTGGACGGTTCTCCCTATTCATCATTAATTTATGACGAGCCTATGAGCATGGGAAGAAGAATAGCTCGTGAAATTAAAAATGCTGCGAGCAAAAACAACCTATCAAAGATAGTTACATGA
- a CDS encoding ZIP family metal transporter: MIDYWQLLLLGAIAGFTIFLGLPVAALQNLSHKRKGFLNAFALGILIFLIIDVFSHGWDTASTAATNAASGKGSIENAVIDLAALFGGIAIGLLGLILYETKFMTKSFPQILSLDNIKEGDDHLRRLFHEANAYKLAMMIAVGIGAHNFSEGLAIGQSYVAGEIGLAIILIIGFGAHNTTEGFGIAGPLTGILKKPNAKFLAKVGLIGGGPTFVGTMLGSLWVSDVAYILFLSMAGGALIYVSMLMYNSGRRQTTNNVLMVGIFVGLCAGFITDLIVTLGGA, encoded by the coding sequence ATGATTGATTACTGGCAACTTTTGTTGCTTGGGGCAATAGCCGGTTTTACGATATTTCTTGGACTTCCTGTTGCAGCGTTGCAGAATCTCAGTCACAAAAGGAAAGGATTCCTTAATGCATTTGCGCTTGGAATCTTGATATTTCTAATAATAGATGTCTTTAGCCATGGATGGGATACTGCGTCAACAGCTGCAACCAATGCCGCTTCTGGAAAAGGCTCAATTGAAAATGCGGTAATTGATCTTGCTGCACTATTTGGAGGCATAGCAATAGGTCTGCTAGGACTGATACTTTATGAGACAAAATTCATGACAAAAAGTTTTCCACAGATATTGTCGCTTGACAACATCAAGGAAGGTGATGACCATCTTCGTAGATTATTTCACGAAGCAAATGCATACAAGCTTGCAATGATGATTGCAGTAGGGATTGGAGCACATAATTTTAGTGAAGGTTTAGCAATTGGGCAATCGTATGTAGCAGGAGAAATAGGTCTTGCGATCATATTGATAATAGGATTTGGGGCGCATAATACTACTGAAGGATTTGGCATAGCAGGTCCGCTTACAGGAATATTGAAAAAACCTAACGCAAAGTTCTTAGCCAAAGTGGGATTGATTGGTGGAGGACCTACATTTGTTGGTACAATGCTTGGCAGTTTGTGGGTGTCTGATGTCGCATACATTCTATTTTTATCGATGGCAGGAGGCGCACTTATCTATGTGTCAATGTTGATGTATAACTCCGGACGAAGACAAACCACAAACAACGTATTGATGGTAGGAATCTTTGTCGGTTTATGTGCTGGTTTTATTACTGATCTAATTGTGACACTTGGTGGAGCATAG
- the rlmN gene encoding 23S rRNA (adenine(2503)-C(2))-methyltransferase RlmN, protein MADLYRVLPEEMDVLVTELGQPRYRSQQLLQALYHESPKKVSDLHQIPSSMRDALVKDGYMIGPENEVNRVISKDGHTTKILLKFDDNALVETVLMQYSPSQDKTHPRSTVCVSTQVGCPMGCVFCATGQMGFEKNLKAENIVSQVLHFSDILSQRGEHVTNLVFMGMGEPLANYDETIRAVRLLTHPRAFGLGQRSITISTVGIIPGIDRLADEDLQVKLAISLHAPNDELRRKLVPTAGPNSVGDLIAAAKRYFKKTGRRVTFEYALIEGINDSIKLASELACILKGNGAHVNLIPMNPTAGGFQRPDRKKVLAFQQVLRNGDVNCTVRVEKGAEISAACGQLRTDMIKKIR, encoded by the coding sequence ATGGCTGATCTATATCGAGTACTACCAGAAGAGATGGATGTTCTTGTCACAGAACTTGGTCAACCACGATACAGATCACAGCAGTTGCTTCAAGCATTGTACCATGAATCTCCAAAAAAAGTGTCAGATTTACATCAAATCCCATCGTCTATGCGAGATGCACTTGTAAAAGATGGATATATGATAGGTCCTGAAAATGAAGTTAATCGAGTTATCAGCAAAGATGGTCATACCACAAAGATACTGCTCAAATTTGATGATAATGCACTTGTTGAAACAGTTCTCATGCAATACAGCCCATCACAAGACAAAACTCATCCAAGGTCAACAGTCTGTGTCTCAACCCAAGTTGGCTGCCCAATGGGTTGCGTGTTTTGTGCAACAGGTCAAATGGGTTTTGAAAAAAATCTAAAAGCTGAAAATATTGTTTCCCAAGTACTCCATTTTTCAGACATTCTTAGTCAGAGAGGAGAACATGTTACCAACCTAGTGTTCATGGGAATGGGTGAGCCGCTTGCAAATTATGACGAAACTATCAGAGCTGTTAGATTGCTGACACACCCTCGTGCATTTGGTCTAGGACAACGAAGTATTACTATTTCCACGGTCGGCATAATACCTGGAATAGACCGTCTTGCAGATGAAGATCTTCAAGTCAAACTTGCAATTTCACTTCATGCCCCAAATGATGAATTACGTAGAAAACTTGTACCTACGGCAGGACCTAACTCGGTCGGAGATTTGATTGCAGCTGCAAAACGTTATTTCAAAAAAACTGGACGGCGCGTCACTTTTGAATATGCATTAATTGAGGGCATCAATGACTCTATCAAATTAGCATCAGAACTTGCATGCATCTTGAAAGGTAATGGTGCGCATGTAAATCTCATCCCAATGAATCCAACTGCCGGAGGATTCCAACGTCCAGATAGAAAAAAAGTATTAGCATTCCAACAAGTGCTTCGCAATGGAGACGTAAATTGCACAGTACGCGTTGAAAAAGGGGCAGAGATCTCGGCAGCCTGCGGCCAGCTGCGAACAGACATGATAAAAAAGATCAGGTAA